From Pararhizobium capsulatum DSM 1112, the proteins below share one genomic window:
- a CDS encoding epoxide hydrolase family protein, producing the protein MSLIPPSVTRRTLLAVAASASAISMIPGAFAATGSSSDLKPFKFAATKDQLSDLHRRVASTRWPDEENVSDDSQGVRLNTIKKLAKHWKSHDWRKVEARLNSFSQFITEIDGLDIHFIHVKSKHEHALPIIITHGWPGSVIEQLKIIEPLTDPTAYGGAEADAFHVVIPSLPGYGFSAKPRDPDWTPLRIAKAWAILMERLGYTKYVAQGGDWGNAVTELMAVQQPAGLLGIHTNMAATVPAEISKALAAGTPPANLSADEQLAYEQLDDFNKNGLGYAIEMNNRPQTLYGIADSPIGLAAWMLDHDIRSYRMIARSFDGESEGLTPDDVLDNITLYWLTNTAISSARLYWSNAHFPTGGFFDPRGIKIPVAVSAFPDEIYQAPQSWAERAYPNLVHYNRLPKGGHFAAWEQPELFTAELRASFRSLRDQIKPI; encoded by the coding sequence ATGTCCCTCATACCACCATCGGTAACTCGTCGAACACTGCTTGCGGTCGCCGCGTCCGCCAGCGCTATCAGCATGATCCCGGGGGCCTTCGCGGCCACGGGCTCTAGTTCGGACCTGAAGCCTTTCAAATTCGCGGCCACCAAAGACCAGCTTTCGGATCTTCATCGTCGCGTCGCTTCGACCCGCTGGCCCGACGAAGAGAACGTTTCAGATGACAGCCAAGGCGTCCGGCTTAACACGATCAAGAAGTTGGCCAAGCACTGGAAGAGCCACGATTGGCGGAAGGTGGAGGCCCGGTTGAACTCCTTTTCACAGTTCATTACAGAGATCGACGGCCTTGACATCCATTTCATTCACGTCAAATCAAAGCACGAACATGCGCTCCCGATCATCATCACCCACGGCTGGCCAGGCTCTGTCATCGAGCAGTTGAAAATTATCGAGCCTTTGACGGATCCTACTGCCTATGGCGGCGCTGAAGCGGACGCCTTCCATGTCGTTATCCCTTCACTTCCCGGCTACGGCTTCTCCGCCAAACCACGGGACCCCGATTGGACCCCACTTCGCATCGCTAAAGCGTGGGCCATCCTGATGGAACGACTTGGTTATACAAAGTATGTTGCTCAAGGAGGAGATTGGGGCAACGCAGTCACAGAACTGATGGCAGTACAGCAGCCCGCGGGACTGCTTGGCATCCATACCAACATGGCTGCCACAGTCCCTGCCGAGATTTCCAAGGCGCTTGCGGCTGGCACCCCGCCTGCAAACTTATCCGCGGACGAGCAGTTGGCCTACGAGCAGCTCGACGACTTCAACAAGAATGGCTTGGGCTACGCCATCGAAATGAATAACAGGCCACAGACCCTTTATGGTATCGCCGATTCTCCGATCGGTCTTGCTGCTTGGATGCTTGATCACGACATCCGCAGCTACCGAATGATCGCTAGATCATTCGATGGCGAGAGTGAGGGGTTAACGCCAGACGACGTGCTGGACAACATCACACTCTATTGGTTGACCAACACCGCTATTTCGTCGGCTCGCCTCTATTGGAGCAATGCGCATTTTCCGACCGGCGGCTTCTTCGATCCCCGCGGCATTAAAATTCCGGTTGCAGTAAGTGCCTTTCCGGATGAAATCTACCAGGCTCCGCAGAGCTGGGCAGAGCGGGCTTATCCGAATCTGGTCCACTACAACCGACTACCAAAGGGTGGGCATTTTGCCGCGTGGGAGCAGCCAGAACTCTTCACCGCCGAACTAAGGGCGTCTTTCAGGTCCCTGCGCGATCAGATTAAGCCAATTTGA
- a CDS encoding PAS domain-containing protein, giving the protein MEIDVDQFFGSLPSIVLTVRADDQVEFVNRSWEEYTGFHLTSRQTWNWLDAVHPADLGALTVHLQSVRAAETTEPIEVRLRNNVGDFRHFVVQWTPLRSVSGTIEKWCGIATDIEFVVREREQPRAALDFQLVVDSIPLPVAVTTPTGEVEGLNQLTLSYFGLSLSELKQWKASEVVHPDDLKETVEAQLAAHMAGNSYNVESRHLRADGVYRWHNVLGLPLRDAAGNIQRWLHLLIDIHDRKRTEVALADSEREARLIVGTIAGMVALFTPDGKLNGGNQRLLDYFQQPLEEVANWTTNGMTHPEDLQHCVETFTSSLQTGDPYEFETRFRRHDGVYRWFQIRGHPVRGSDGEIARWYGLLTDIDDQRGAVAALRASQAELQLIVNSIPGLIIVLRPDGSVESVNDQSLRYFGYDFHEHQKWQTNNIIHPEDRDRGVARFAEAAASGQSYEIVERLRRNDGAYRWFQLRGSPLLNHDGVAVRWYFLLNDIEDRKQAEVALANSEREFRHIVNMVPGMIILAQPDGTLDGSNQQLLDYFGTSLEEVQDWSTNGITHPDDVQINVDKFMGSLKSGEPYDYQSRYRRHDGVFRWFQVRGQPLRDAEDNIVRWYGLLTDIDDRKKAEDELRRSQALLVAGQRLISTGTFSWHINTDELVLSDEWLRILEFEKDDVVTFEQIGERIHPDDAALFAEKIGAVRDGDGESEYEVRVVGRKGNIKHVRVIGEVIHHQNGQRECLGAIQDVTQRRLTEEARDQLRTELARLTGILSLGQMSAAIAHEVNQPLSGIITNASTCLRMLSADPPDIETALETARRTIRDGNRAAEVITRLRALFSKRIIAFEDIDINDAVSEVVALSEGDQRRNGVSVRTSFTHALPPINGDRVQLQQVIINLLRNAIDAVSGVKDRLRFVEIRTSIDDGGQVSVAVSDNGVGFDLDEGSRIFEAFYTTKNDGMGIGLSVCRSIIESHGGRMWARPNDGPGVTMSFSVPRASTEERGFAAATA; this is encoded by the coding sequence ATGGAGATTGATGTCGACCAGTTCTTCGGCTCGCTGCCGAGCATAGTTTTGACTGTGCGAGCGGACGACCAAGTAGAGTTCGTCAATCGTAGCTGGGAAGAATACACTGGATTTCACCTCACGTCGCGCCAAACTTGGAACTGGCTCGATGCAGTGCACCCAGCCGACCTAGGTGCGCTCACCGTGCATCTGCAAAGCGTTCGCGCCGCAGAGACGACCGAGCCCATCGAGGTGCGCCTTAGAAACAACGTCGGCGACTTTCGACATTTTGTCGTCCAGTGGACCCCGTTGCGAAGCGTGTCGGGCACCATTGAGAAGTGGTGCGGCATCGCGACCGATATTGAATTTGTCGTTCGGGAGCGGGAGCAGCCACGTGCCGCACTAGACTTCCAGCTCGTCGTCGACAGCATTCCCCTGCCCGTTGCCGTGACGACTCCGACCGGTGAGGTGGAGGGACTGAACCAACTCACACTATCTTATTTTGGACTCAGCCTCTCGGAACTGAAGCAGTGGAAGGCGTCAGAGGTGGTCCATCCAGACGATCTGAAGGAGACTGTCGAGGCTCAGCTCGCCGCTCACATGGCCGGCAACTCGTACAACGTCGAAAGCCGGCATCTGCGCGCGGATGGCGTGTATCGGTGGCACAATGTCCTAGGTCTTCCCCTGCGAGATGCAGCTGGCAACATACAGCGCTGGCTCCATCTGCTGATCGACATCCATGACCGGAAGCGTACCGAGGTTGCGCTGGCGGACAGCGAACGGGAAGCTCGCTTGATCGTCGGCACCATAGCGGGGATGGTCGCGCTCTTCACGCCCGACGGCAAGTTGAACGGCGGCAACCAACGGCTTCTCGACTACTTCCAGCAGCCCCTTGAGGAAGTCGCGAACTGGACTACTAACGGGATGACCCACCCTGAGGATCTGCAACATTGTGTCGAGACCTTCACAAGCTCGCTTCAAACAGGTGATCCTTACGAATTTGAAACCCGATTCCGTCGCCACGATGGTGTTTACCGCTGGTTCCAAATCCGCGGCCATCCGGTACGGGGTAGTGACGGGGAAATTGCTCGCTGGTACGGCCTCTTGACCGATATCGACGACCAGCGGGGGGCCGTCGCGGCGCTGCGCGCAAGTCAAGCCGAGCTTCAGTTGATCGTCAATTCAATCCCCGGCCTGATCATTGTGCTCCGACCTGACGGGTCTGTGGAGAGCGTGAACGACCAGTCCTTGCGATATTTCGGCTACGATTTTCATGAACACCAAAAATGGCAAACCAACAACATAATACATCCGGAAGATCGCGACCGGGGCGTGGCCAGGTTCGCCGAGGCGGCCGCCTCTGGCCAATCTTACGAGATAGTAGAAAGGCTTCGCCGCAATGACGGCGCGTATCGTTGGTTCCAGCTTCGGGGAAGTCCCCTGTTGAACCACGATGGAGTGGCGGTGCGATGGTACTTCCTTTTAAACGATATCGAGGATCGCAAGCAGGCCGAGGTGGCGTTGGCAAACAGCGAGAGGGAATTCCGCCATATAGTCAATATGGTACCGGGCATGATAATTCTCGCGCAACCTGATGGAACGCTTGACGGCAGCAATCAACAACTTCTGGACTACTTCGGGACTTCGCTGGAGGAGGTGCAAGACTGGTCGACGAATGGAATAACCCATCCTGACGACGTTCAAATCAACGTTGACAAATTCATGGGGTCGCTCAAAAGCGGCGAGCCCTACGACTACCAAAGCCGCTACCGCCGCCACGACGGAGTTTTTCGCTGGTTCCAGGTTCGCGGGCAGCCACTTCGTGATGCCGAAGACAACATTGTTCGCTGGTACGGGCTACTGACTGACATTGACGATCGCAAGAAGGCCGAAGATGAACTTCGACGAAGCCAGGCCCTGCTGGTCGCGGGTCAGCGGCTAATCAGTACGGGAACCTTCTCCTGGCACATCAATACAGATGAACTTGTACTGTCCGATGAATGGCTACGAATACTCGAATTTGAAAAGGATGACGTCGTAACATTCGAGCAAATAGGTGAGCGGATCCACCCGGACGACGCCGCTCTATTTGCCGAGAAAATCGGTGCGGTACGCGACGGCGATGGGGAGTCCGAGTATGAGGTCCGCGTCGTGGGTCGAAAAGGCAATATAAAGCACGTTCGCGTCATCGGCGAAGTAATTCATCACCAGAACGGACAACGGGAGTGCCTCGGGGCAATCCAGGATGTGACACAAAGACGCTTGACGGAGGAAGCGCGCGATCAGTTGCGCACGGAACTTGCACGGTTGACCGGTATCCTAAGTCTAGGGCAAATGTCGGCGGCGATCGCGCATGAGGTCAACCAGCCCCTTTCAGGTATCATTACAAATGCAAGCACGTGTCTGCGAATGCTCTCAGCGGACCCACCTGATATTGAAACAGCCCTTGAGACAGCGCGGCGAACGATAAGGGATGGCAACCGGGCTGCTGAAGTCATCACAAGGCTAAGGGCGTTGTTCAGTAAGCGCATCATAGCGTTTGAAGACATTGACATCAACGATGCGGTGAGTGAGGTGGTCGCACTATCGGAGGGAGATCAGAGGCGCAACGGCGTTTCTGTACGAACCTCCTTCACCCATGCCCTACCTCCAATCAACGGCGACCGAGTCCAACTTCAGCAAGTGATCATTAACTTGCTCCGGAATGCCATAGATGCTGTCTCCGGGGTAAAAGATCGCCTGAGATTTGTCGAGATTCGAACTAGCATTGACGACGGTGGTCAAGTGAGTGTCGCAGTCAGCGACAACGGGGTCGGTTTCGACTTAGATGAAGGTTCGCGAATTTTCGAGGCGTTCTACACCACGAAGAACGATGGCATGGGAATCGGGCTGTCAGTTTGTCGTTCCATTATCGAAAGTCATGGTGGAAGGATGTGGGCTCGGCCCAATGACGGTCCGGGCGTCACCATGAGCTTCTCCGTGCCGAGGGCTTCGACCGAGGAAAGAGGATTTGCAGCAGCTACAGCTTGA
- a CDS encoding response regulator, whose translation MAIRIKHVSVVDDDESVREALPDLLRTFGLSVEAFASAEAFLNSSALGSSDGMILDVAMPGMTGPELQKEIARRGRRIPIVFITAIRDQKVRTGLMRDGAAECLFKPFSDDELQDALRLASLID comes from the coding sequence ATGGCAATCCGCATAAAACACGTCTCTGTTGTCGATGACGACGAATCCGTACGCGAGGCTCTCCCAGACCTTCTGCGGACTTTCGGTCTATCCGTGGAAGCATTCGCTTCTGCGGAGGCGTTTTTGAATTCAAGCGCGTTAGGTTCCAGCGATGGGATGATCCTCGACGTCGCAATGCCCGGCATGACGGGACCTGAGCTGCAGAAGGAAATAGCGCGAAGAGGACGGCGGATTCCAATCGTTTTTATCACGGCGATTCGGGACCAAAAGGTTAGAACGGGGTTGATGCGGGACGGAGCAGCGGAGTGCCTATTTAAGCCCTTCAGTGACGACGAACTTCAGGATGCATTGCGACTCGCGTCGTTGATAGACTGA
- a CDS encoding PAS domain-containing protein: MDVELVRVLETIPGMVFTAVPSGSIAFMNKGMVEFLGLSEPATSWPIAASSADTRALIQRWNSLVSGSEPFELTLPIMHSESGSQGLRLQCNPLVENDRVVKWYGVASECAGNAWQAPHRDTLPPINRETHAILESIPAGIGVLDANGNVDTINGHLLQYYGRTLDELRQWGSSDVVHPDDLPRLMEAVKLAVGTGTAYEAEVRLRRSDGRFRWFQIIGYPLENEKGGVARWYALHIDVEDRRRAEDALKSNELELRKIIDGMPLAVWTSRPDGYCDFVNERWLEYAGFTAEQAEGSAWTAILHPQDAGRLEKAWNTSLVSGDPADFEARMRGSDGEYRWFLFRATPLLGDDGKITKWYGTNIDIEDRKRAEQALAERERESRLIVDGIAGMIAIFSPDAQLIDGNRQILDYFERPLSELNDWSSNGITHPDDLQTCIDSFMGSMVTGEPYDYETRFLRHDGTWRWFQLRGLPLRTSEGEIVRWYGLLTDIDDRKRAEEKLRRNEAFLTDAQRLSKTGSFLLNLGTNEVTWSAETYRIFEVDPATPVTLGTVLSRLLPESLSTVQQVIDRANEGRGDFDYEILLNTPDQSLKYVRVLAHSERNKDGDPELIGAVQDITESRKAEEALNQARSDLSYVTRVTSLGVLTASIAHEVNQPLAGLVTNASTCLRVLTSDPPNIDVAKDTARRMIRDANRAADVISRLWDLFSRKPPSVEDVDLNEISGEVIALMSSDLQSSKVILTTDFATDLPRMTGARVQLQQVVMNLLRNSIEALLAVGDRPRRIVLKTDSNNGEIKLSIEDSGVGFGPQGSDRIFDAFYTTKPEGMGIGLSVSESIIKNHNGRLWAERNKHHGVTIGFSVPISLGSDLESGGMSGLEKTDDTMRK, translated from the coding sequence ATGGACGTGGAACTCGTTCGGGTTCTGGAAACAATACCGGGAATGGTGTTTACTGCCGTCCCCAGCGGCAGCATCGCTTTCATGAACAAGGGCATGGTCGAGTTTCTTGGCCTTTCCGAACCGGCCACGAGTTGGCCGATTGCCGCCTCGTCGGCAGACACGCGAGCCCTGATACAACGCTGGAACTCGCTTGTGTCTGGAAGCGAGCCGTTCGAACTCACCTTGCCGATCATGCACTCTGAGTCTGGATCTCAGGGCCTGCGTCTTCAATGCAATCCGCTGGTTGAGAATGATCGGGTTGTGAAGTGGTATGGCGTCGCTTCTGAATGTGCGGGCAACGCGTGGCAAGCTCCTCATAGAGACACACTACCACCGATAAACCGCGAAACCCACGCAATCCTGGAAAGCATCCCCGCAGGCATCGGCGTCCTCGATGCCAACGGCAACGTAGACACGATCAACGGCCACCTCCTCCAATACTACGGTAGGACGCTCGATGAACTGCGCCAGTGGGGCAGCAGCGACGTGGTCCATCCTGATGACCTCCCGCGGTTGATGGAAGCAGTGAAATTGGCGGTCGGCACGGGAACAGCCTACGAAGCCGAGGTGCGGCTTCGGCGTTCAGACGGCAGGTTCCGCTGGTTCCAAATTATCGGTTACCCCCTGGAAAACGAAAAGGGCGGCGTCGCACGATGGTACGCCCTTCACATTGATGTCGAGGATCGGCGGCGAGCTGAGGATGCACTAAAATCCAATGAATTGGAGCTCCGAAAAATCATCGATGGAATGCCGCTCGCCGTTTGGACTAGCCGACCTGACGGGTACTGCGACTTCGTGAACGAGCGATGGCTTGAGTATGCAGGTTTCACTGCTGAACAGGCCGAGGGCTCCGCCTGGACAGCCATCCTTCACCCACAGGATGCCGGTCGTCTGGAGAAAGCTTGGAACACCAGTCTCGTATCAGGCGACCCTGCGGATTTCGAGGCAAGGATGCGTGGATCGGATGGCGAATATAGGTGGTTCTTATTTCGTGCGACCCCCCTACTCGGCGATGATGGGAAGATCACCAAATGGTATGGAACTAATATCGACATTGAAGACCGGAAGCGCGCCGAACAAGCGCTGGCGGAGCGTGAGCGCGAATCGCGCTTGATCGTTGATGGCATTGCAGGAATGATTGCGATCTTTTCGCCCGATGCACAGTTGATCGACGGAAATCGCCAAATCCTCGATTATTTCGAGCGTCCACTGTCCGAACTAAACGACTGGTCGAGCAACGGAATTACCCATCCAGATGATCTGCAGACGTGCATCGACAGCTTTATGGGATCAATGGTCACGGGAGAACCGTATGACTACGAGACCCGCTTTTTACGCCATGACGGCACTTGGAGATGGTTCCAGCTCAGAGGACTTCCCCTGCGCACTTCCGAGGGCGAGATTGTCCGCTGGTACGGACTTTTGACAGATATCGACGACCGAAAGCGAGCGGAAGAAAAGCTTCGCCGCAACGAGGCGTTTTTAACGGACGCCCAGCGCCTCAGCAAGACCGGAAGCTTTTTGCTGAACCTCGGCACCAATGAAGTCACATGGTCGGCGGAGACCTATCGCATTTTCGAAGTTGATCCGGCCACTCCGGTGACACTCGGCACGGTCTTATCACGGCTCCTCCCCGAAAGCTTGTCGACAGTGCAGCAAGTGATCGATAGGGCCAATGAAGGGCGCGGCGACTTTGACTACGAAATCTTACTGAACACCCCCGACCAGTCGCTAAAATATGTTCGAGTGCTCGCGCACAGTGAGAGGAACAAGGACGGCGATCCGGAACTGATCGGCGCCGTGCAGGACATCACCGAAAGCCGGAAGGCGGAAGAGGCGCTAAATCAGGCGCGGTCCGATCTATCCTATGTCACACGCGTCACAAGCCTGGGCGTACTGACGGCATCCATCGCTCACGAAGTGAACCAACCGCTCGCAGGATTGGTCACCAACGCAAGCACATGCCTGCGCGTTCTAACCTCGGATCCTCCAAACATCGACGTCGCAAAGGACACGGCGCGGCGCATGATCCGCGACGCGAACCGCGCCGCCGATGTAATATCGCGGCTTTGGGATCTCTTCAGCCGGAAACCGCCGAGCGTCGAAGACGTGGATCTAAACGAGATCTCCGGCGAAGTAATCGCCCTGATGTCCAGCGACCTGCAGAGTTCAAAAGTGATCTTGACGACCGACTTCGCTACCGATCTGCCTCGCATGACGGGCGCTCGCGTGCAGCTACAACAGGTCGTAATGAACCTCCTCCGCAACTCTATTGAGGCGCTTTTGGCTGTCGGAGACCGCCCCAGACGAATTGTGCTGAAGACCGATTCAAACAATGGCGAGATCAAGCTATCCATCGAAGATTCGGGCGTGGGGTTTGGCCCGCAGGGGAGTGACCGGATTTTTGATGCATTCTATACGACGAAGCCCGAGGGCATGGGCATCGGACTCTCGGTAAGTGAGTCCATCATAAAAAACCACAACGGCCGGCTGTGGGCCGAGCGAAACAAGCATCACGGTGTCACAATAGGATTTTCGGTCCCGATCTCCCTAGGGTCGGACTTGGAAAGTGGAGGAATGTCGGGCTTAGAAAAGACCGACGACACAATGAGGAAATGA
- a CDS encoding VOC family protein, producing the protein MTFQEPVRRTANSLHEIDTKLEVVVIPVSDVDRAKSFYTGLGWRLDADVPGQDGFRVVQVTPPGSHCSVIFGSKVTVAEPGSAQGLHLIVSDIDLAHAALGSRGAEISGVFHDSGGLFHRGGTEGRLAGPHPSRTSYGSFASFSDPDGNGWLLQEVTTRLPGRIDQNGVTFASMRDLASALRRVAAAHGEHEKRTGGNHDENWPDWYAEYLTAEQSGGRLPT; encoded by the coding sequence ATGACCTTTCAAGAGCCAGTAAGACGAACCGCCAATTCGTTGCACGAAATCGACACGAAGCTTGAAGTCGTGGTCATTCCCGTATCCGATGTGGATCGCGCCAAGTCCTTCTACACAGGGTTGGGATGGCGGTTGGACGCGGACGTTCCCGGACAGGACGGCTTTCGAGTCGTGCAGGTGACCCCGCCAGGATCCCACTGCTCGGTGATTTTTGGTTCAAAGGTCACTGTCGCGGAACCCGGTTCGGCACAGGGACTTCATCTCATCGTGTCCGATATCGACCTGGCTCATGCGGCGCTTGGCTCGCGAGGCGCCGAAATTAGCGGGGTTTTCCATGACTCAGGTGGTCTCTTTCACCGTGGAGGCACCGAAGGCAGGCTGGCCGGTCCCCATCCATCGCGCACGAGCTATGGGTCGTTCGCTTCGTTCAGCGATCCGGACGGAAATGGGTGGCTCCTTCAGGAAGTGACGACTAGACTGCCGGGACGGATCGATCAGAACGGTGTGACATTCGCTTCAATGCGAGATCTCGCCAGCGCACTTCGACGCGTCGCCGCAGCTCATGGAGAGCATGAAAAACGAACCGGCGGAAACCATGATGAGAATTGGCCAGACTGGTATGCGGAGTACCTTACTGCGGAACAGTCAGGCGGAAGACTTCCAACCTGA
- a CDS encoding LysR family transcriptional regulator, whose amino-acid sequence MDRIDAMKVFVTAVEEGSLAGAARRLKRSPTAISRALGLLEQHVGVELLHRTTRSLKLSEAGQRYVGACRRVLIDLEEADMIAGSEQSSPKGTLTISAPPILGEEVLRPILDSFLREHANVSVRLLMLDRFVNLVDEGVDVALRIGNLTDSTHISMRIGGDVRRVVVAAPQYLEHHSAINEPSDLSRHDLIAFSNFGLESWSFAPVKDASIPRTVHFSPRYLVNSVRAAAASAAEGMGVTRLYSYHVANYVRDGRLKIVLSHAEPPALPVHILTPHGRASVPKVRAFIDFAVPRLRSELGRIAAEAGTLI is encoded by the coding sequence ATGGATCGTATCGATGCAATGAAAGTCTTCGTCACAGCCGTCGAGGAAGGTAGCCTCGCCGGCGCAGCGCGCAGGCTGAAACGGTCACCCACGGCGATCAGCCGAGCCCTCGGCCTGCTTGAGCAGCATGTTGGCGTCGAACTGCTCCACCGGACAACCCGGAGTCTGAAGCTAAGTGAAGCAGGGCAGCGGTATGTCGGAGCATGCCGGAGAGTGCTCATCGATCTGGAGGAGGCCGACATGATCGCCGGTTCCGAACAATCGTCTCCTAAAGGGACGCTGACGATCTCAGCACCACCCATTTTGGGCGAAGAGGTGCTGCGGCCGATCCTCGACAGCTTCCTCCGCGAGCATGCCAACGTCTCCGTGCGGCTACTGATGCTAGATCGCTTCGTTAATCTGGTGGACGAGGGCGTCGACGTCGCCCTTCGCATTGGCAATCTTACGGACTCGACGCACATCTCCATGCGTATAGGCGGCGATGTGCGCCGCGTCGTGGTAGCTGCGCCGCAGTATCTCGAACATCACTCTGCAATTAACGAGCCTTCGGATCTTTCTCGACACGATCTCATCGCCTTCTCGAATTTCGGTTTGGAATCTTGGAGCTTTGCACCTGTCAAAGATGCCTCCATTCCTCGAACCGTCCATTTTTCGCCTAGGTATCTCGTCAATAGCGTGCGCGCTGCCGCGGCTTCGGCCGCAGAGGGGATGGGCGTGACCAGATTGTATTCCTATCACGTGGCTAATTATGTTCGCGATGGTCGCTTGAAGATCGTCCTTTCGCACGCGGAGCCACCTGCTCTGCCCGTCCATATTCTCACACCTCACGGTCGTGCATCCGTTCCGAAGGTCCGGGCATTCATAGACTTTGCAGTTCCGCGTCTTCGATCCGAACTTGGTCGCATAGCTGCGGAGGCGGGTACTCTAATCTGA
- a CDS encoding epoxide hydrolase family protein has product MSAEVETRPALSPTRRELVAATVATAALSILPKLVRAATGGDAIRPFKCAIPQKEVDELRRRVRATRWPGKETVADRSQGAQLQKLKPLVEYWGREYDWRRGEKKLNAHAQFLTRIDGLDIHFIHVKSKHEGALPLIMTHGWPGSVLELVKTIGPLTDPTAHGGSADDAFHVVIPSMPGYGFSEVPSEVGWGPDRIGRAWHAPMKRLGYGRYVAQGGDWGAVVSDKMAAQAPDGLLGIHTNMPATVPPEIARALADGEPAPAGLSADERAAYEQMNALYTKGAGYALMMVTRPQTLGYALTDSPVGLAAWYYDKFADWTYSGGDPEMSLTKDEMLDDISLYWFTGTATSGARLYWENNANNFNAVDIKIPAAITVFPGEIYQAPRSWAEKAYHNLVYYNKVDKGGHFAAWEQPDLFTSELRAAFRTLR; this is encoded by the coding sequence ATGTCAGCAGAAGTTGAAACGAGACCAGCACTTTCGCCAACAAGGCGCGAGTTGGTTGCAGCCACCGTGGCAACCGCCGCCCTCAGCATTCTCCCCAAGCTCGTCAGAGCGGCGACGGGAGGCGATGCAATCCGTCCGTTCAAGTGCGCGATCCCGCAGAAGGAGGTCGATGAGCTTCGACGACGCGTTCGAGCCACCCGGTGGCCCGGCAAGGAGACGGTTGCCGACCGCTCGCAAGGCGCTCAGCTTCAAAAGCTGAAACCGCTCGTCGAGTACTGGGGCAGGGAATATGACTGGAGGAGGGGAGAGAAGAAGCTGAATGCGCACGCGCAGTTTCTGACCCGGATCGATGGTCTCGACATCCATTTCATTCATGTGAAATCCAAGCATGAAGGCGCCCTACCGCTGATCATGACTCATGGTTGGCCGGGGTCGGTGCTTGAGCTCGTCAAAACGATCGGACCGCTCACTGATCCGACCGCACATGGCGGTTCCGCCGATGACGCGTTTCACGTCGTCATCCCGTCAATGCCGGGCTACGGGTTTTCTGAAGTTCCAAGCGAGGTGGGGTGGGGGCCGGACCGCATCGGCCGGGCCTGGCACGCCCCGATGAAACGGCTCGGCTACGGCCGCTATGTCGCGCAGGGCGGTGACTGGGGCGCCGTCGTATCCGACAAGATGGCGGCTCAGGCGCCCGATGGTCTGCTTGGCATTCATACGAACATGCCGGCGACTGTTCCTCCGGAGATCGCGAGGGCGCTTGCCGACGGCGAACCTGCTCCGGCGGGACTTTCTGCGGACGAGAGGGCCGCCTACGAGCAGATGAACGCACTCTATACCAAGGGCGCTGGCTATGCGTTGATGATGGTCACAAGGCCTCAGACTCTTGGGTATGCGTTGACGGACTCGCCCGTGGGTCTTGCCGCTTGGTACTACGACAAATTCGCTGACTGGACATACAGCGGAGGCGATCCGGAGATGTCCCTGACCAAGGACGAGATGCTCGACGACATCTCCCTGTACTGGTTCACGGGAACAGCCACTTCCGGGGCACGCCTCTACTGGGAAAACAACGCCAACAACTTCAACGCCGTCGACATCAAGATTCCCGCGGCGATCACCGTGTTCCCCGGCGAGATCTATCAGGCGCCCAGGAGCTGGGCCGAGAAGGCCTACCACAACCTCGTCTACTACAACAAAGTCGACAAGGGCGGCCACTTCGCCGCGTGGGAACAGCCGGACCTCTTCACATCCGAACTGCGGGCGGCATTCAGGACGCTACGCTAA